A window of the Vigna angularis cultivar LongXiaoDou No.4 chromosome 3, ASM1680809v1, whole genome shotgun sequence genome harbors these coding sequences:
- the LOC108324066 gene encoding 60S ribosomal protein L7a-2 produces the protein MAPKRVPAKKKLPTIQEKVSNPLFEKRPKQFGIGGALPPKRDLTRFVKWPKTVQIQRKKRILKQRLKVPPALNQFTKTLDKNLATNLFKMLLKYRPEDKAEKKERLLKRAQAEADGKSVEAKKPIVVKYGLNHVTYLIEQNKAQLVVIAHDVDPIELVVWLPALCRKMEIPYCIVKGKARLGTVVHKKTASVLCLTTVKNEDKLEFSRILEAIKANFNDKYDEYRKKWGGGIMGSKSQAKTRAKEKLLAKEAAQRMS, from the exons ATG GCTCCGAAAAGAGTACCAGCGAAGAAGAAGCTACCGACTATTCAG GAGAAGGTTTCGAACCCGTTGTTCGAGAAGCGTCCGAAGCAGTTCGGAATTGGAGGGGCGTTGCCTCCAAAGCGAGACCTGACTCGGTTCGTGAAATGGCCGAAGACCGTTCAAATCCAACGCAAGAAACGCATCCTCAAGCAGAGGCTCAAGGTCCCTCCCGCACTCAATCAGTTTACCAAAACCCTCGACAAGAATCTCG CAACGAACCTATTCAAGATGCTGCTGAAGTACAGGCCAGAAGACAAAGCAGAGAAGAAAGAGCGTTTGTTGAAGAGGGCTCAGGCCGAGGCTGATGGGAAAAGTGTTGAAGCCAAGAAGCCTATTGTTGTTAAATATGGTCTCAATCACGTTACTTACCTTATTGAGCag AATAAAGCGCAACTTGTTGTGATTGCTCATGATGTGGACCCAATCGAACTTGTGGTCTGGCTTCCGGCACTCTGCAGGAAGATGGAAATTCCATACTGCATTGTCAAGGGCAAAGCACGCTTGGGAACG GTTGTCCACAAGAAAACGGCTTCAGTTTTGTGCTTGACAACTGTCAAGAATGAAGATAAATTGGAGTTCAGTAGAATCCTAGAAGCTATTAAG GCTAACTTCAATGACAAGTATGATGAGTACAGAAAGAAGTGGGGTGGTGGAATCATGGGTTCCAAATCCCAAGCCAAGACCAGGGCCAAGGAGAAGCTCCTTGCAAAAGAAGCAGCCCAAAGAATGTCCTAG